The following proteins are co-located in the Halarcobacter sp. genome:
- a CDS encoding thioredoxin domain-containing protein — protein sequence MQNKKMVVFSIVILLVAFFAAGAYYKNLQNENKVKMTKEQVQTLQRPYSLVIGNKDAKVQLVEFFDPACGACAYFYPKVKKLMEEKKGDIKLVLRYAPFHKNSNYAVKMLEGAREQGLFEETLELMFVSQNSWVEQHVVNPQKLWAVLANAKNLDMEILGEFMNSPKANDIIKQDLEDVETLNIDKTPSYFVNGEPLVEFGWDNLVNLIDSHL from the coding sequence ATGCAAAATAAAAAGATGGTTGTTTTTTCAATTGTAATTTTACTTGTAGCTTTTTTTGCAGCTGGAGCTTATTACAAGAATTTACAAAATGAAAATAAAGTAAAGATGACAAAAGAACAAGTTCAAACATTGCAAAGGCCTTATTCTTTAGTTATAGGAAATAAAGATGCAAAAGTACAATTAGTAGAGTTTTTTGATCCAGCTTGTGGTGCTTGTGCCTATTTTTATCCAAAAGTTAAGAAACTTATGGAAGAGAAAAAAGGTGATATTAAACTTGTACTTAGATATGCACCTTTTCATAAAAATTCAAATTATGCAGTAAAAATGTTAGAGGGAGCAAGGGAACAAGGGCTTTTCGAAGAAACTTTAGAGTTGATGTTTGTATCTCAAAATTCATGGGTTGAACAACATGTTGTAAATCCTCAAAAATTGTGGGCAGTTTTAGCAAATGCAAAAAACTTAGATATGGAAATCTTAGGAGAGTTTATGAATTCACCTAAAGCTAATGATATAATTAAACAAGATTTGGAAGATGTTGAGACTCTAAATATTGATAAAACACCATCTTATTTTGTAAATGGTGAACCTTTAGTAGAATTTGGTTGGGACAATTTAGTAAATTTAATCGATTCTCATCTATAA
- a CDS encoding diacylglycerol kinase, protein MRNQPKYNFFKNTSYALNGIVDLVKTESSFKIELILVLFLLPVLIFIDTSLINKLLMFISLFGMLIAETINSAIERTVDLVTLEHHIMAKRAKDVGSAIVFFSIIIFVVTWLTIFYIIFF, encoded by the coding sequence TTGAGAAATCAACCTAAATACAATTTTTTTAAAAACACAAGTTATGCACTAAATGGAATAGTTGATTTAGTAAAAACAGAAAGCTCATTTAAAATAGAGTTGATATTAGTTTTATTCTTATTGCCAGTATTAATATTTATTGATACTTCATTAATAAATAAACTTCTAATGTTTATTAGCTTGTTTGGGATGTTGATTGCAGAAACGATAAACAGTGCAATAGAAAGAACAGTTGATTTAGTAACATTGGAACATCATATTATGGCGAAACGGGCAAAAGATGTTGGAAGTGCAATAGTCTTTTTTAGTATTATTATTTTTGTTGTAACTTGGCTTACAATATTTTATATTATATTTTTTTAG
- a CDS encoding Fur family transcriptional regulator, whose product MTKKEEKKFEHFLDEFKTLVTKKGFKNTVQKDCILKVLYFSNEHLSAEAITKKVQKEFDLDIGIATVYRSLNFFEQMNIVESLDVGDNTKRFEFKQEQHHDHMICTNCHKIIEFSDDFIELNQIKIAEKNGFILEDHIMTIYGICENCQ is encoded by the coding sequence ATGACAAAAAAAGAAGAAAAAAAGTTTGAACATTTTTTAGATGAATTTAAAACCTTAGTTACAAAAAAAGGTTTTAAAAATACTGTTCAAAAAGATTGTATTTTGAAAGTTTTATATTTTAGTAATGAACACTTAAGTGCAGAAGCGATTACTAAAAAAGTTCAAAAAGAGTTTGATTTAGATATTGGTATAGCTACAGTTTATAGAAGCTTAAACTTCTTTGAACAAATGAATATTGTAGAATCTTTAGATGTGGGAGATAATACTAAAAGGTTTGAATTTAAACAAGAACAACATCATGATCATATGATTTGCACAAATTGTCATAAAATAATTGAATTTTCAGATGATTTTATTGAATTAAACCAAATAAAAATTGCAGAAAAAAATGGTTTTATATTGGAAGATCATATTATGACTATTTATGGAATTTGTGAAAATTGTCAATAG
- the aroB gene encoding 3-dehydroquinate synthase gives MIVNITLPDKTSYDITIDKLKQLSFDRKVVIVTNPTVSGFHLDYLKNNISAKELSIVTIPDGEKYKNMSTIDTILEHCFENKLNRSSLLIAFGGGVIGDMTGFAASIYQRGIDFVQIPTTLLSQVDASVGGKTGINNKYGKNLIGAFHQPIAVYIDPHFLTTLPVREFGAGVAEIVKMAVTFNKEFFEWLENNDLNEDENIKVAIAKSVETKAWVVSQDEKEKGLRAALNYGHTFGHVIENETNYNTYLHGEAVGIGMVMANDLAVKIGNMSEDEAKRVKSLLEKYNIPTDYSINDVEDFYEHFFLDKKSLDNKIKFIVPRGIGECEITDRISKSDVVEVLKGFQK, from the coding sequence ATGATTGTTAATATTACTTTACCAGATAAAACTTCATATGATATAACAATAGACAAGTTAAAACAATTAAGTTTTGACAGAAAAGTTGTTATTGTTACAAACCCAACTGTTAGTGGATTTCATTTAGACTATTTAAAAAACAATATTAGTGCAAAAGAGTTAAGTATAGTTACTATTCCTGATGGGGAAAAGTATAAAAATATGAGTACTATAGATACTATTTTAGAACACTGTTTTGAAAATAAATTAAATAGAAGTTCCTTACTTATTGCTTTTGGTGGTGGAGTGATTGGTGATATGACAGGTTTTGCTGCTTCAATCTATCAAAGGGGTATTGATTTTGTACAAATTCCTACAACTCTACTTTCACAAGTGGATGCAAGTGTTGGAGGAAAAACAGGAATAAACAACAAATATGGGAAAAACCTTATTGGTGCATTTCATCAACCAATTGCTGTTTATATTGATCCACATTTTTTAACAACATTACCTGTAAGAGAGTTTGGTGCAGGAGTTGCAGAAATAGTGAAGATGGCAGTAACTTTTAACAAAGAGTTTTTTGAGTGGCTTGAAAATAATGATTTAAATGAAGATGAAAATATTAAAGTTGCTATTGCAAAATCTGTTGAAACAAAAGCTTGGGTTGTATCACAAGATGAAAAAGAGAAAGGCTTAAGAGCTGCATTAAACTATGGTCATACCTTTGGTCATGTTATTGAAAATGAAACAAATTATAATACTTATTTACATGGTGAGGCTGTTGGAATAGGTATGGTTATGGCAAATGATTTAGCTGTAAAAATTGGAAATATGAGTGAAGATGAAGCAAAAAGAGTTAAATCACTTTTAGAAAAGTATAATATTCCAACAGATTACTCTATAAATGATGTTGAAGATTTTTATGAACATTTTTTCTTGGATAAAAAATCATTAGATAATAAAATAAAATTTATTGTCCCAAGAGGGATTGGAGAGTGTGAAATCACAGATAGAATTTCAAAAAGTGATGTTGTGGAAGTTCTTAAAGGTTTCCAAAAGTGA
- a CDS encoding mechanosensitive ion channel domain-containing protein: MKNILKVFLIVSIISINLFAAQEKQIVDEKHIVSNNLNDIEKIEELKQEEEKARLEAEEKQRIEEEKRLAKENKINELKSKIDTIDEKLKDNILLKRYSNYNAYIKISDELADLKKSAKKIGNKTEEQIHHLTNKIRIKENELELISEYKGSPIGSLINPPEIDNYEQISNPFGIINALSYIKKLENNKKEFLSVEKGVREVTNLIEEKLYAYLELYNTDPKTEYKEVINFLDKEKRDFTMVLEIVSTTEEVYTRKIEQVILETKSQISVQIEKIFNIAFIIVVFFVVTLLIKMALKKYYSQNENFYMTNKVINFTLVFFVLIVVLFSYIDNVSYIVTILGFASAGIAIALKDWFMSIFGWLVIVTSGSIHVGDRIKVTRDGQQVVGDVLDISLFKITIREDITLTSYTVNRRTGRIFFIPNNYIFSEMIANYTHSGLRTVWDGIDITITFDSNYKKAQHIAKEILKHYSKGYTDITRKQLSKMRSKYQLRATGVEPRVYTFVEPYGIVISAWYLTNSYSALVLRSTMSPEILEAFMKEDDITIAYPTQTVNVGKGSENLRTPPPDLPEV, encoded by the coding sequence GTGAAAAATATTCTAAAAGTATTTTTAATTGTATCAATTATATCGATAAATCTTTTTGCTGCGCAAGAAAAACAGATAGTTGATGAAAAACATATTGTATCAAACAATTTAAATGATATTGAAAAAATTGAAGAGTTAAAACAAGAAGAGGAAAAAGCTAGACTTGAAGCTGAAGAAAAACAAAGAATTGAAGAGGAAAAAAGATTAGCAAAAGAGAACAAAATAAATGAACTCAAGTCAAAAATTGATACTATTGATGAAAAGTTAAAAGATAATATTTTACTAAAAAGATATAGCAATTATAATGCTTATATTAAAATTTCTGATGAGTTGGCTGACCTTAAAAAAAGTGCAAAAAAGATAGGTAATAAAACAGAGGAACAGATTCATCACTTAACAAATAAAATAAGAATTAAAGAGAATGAGTTAGAGTTAATATCTGAGTATAAAGGTTCTCCTATTGGTTCTTTGATTAATCCTCCCGAAATAGATAATTATGAGCAGATTTCAAATCCATTTGGAATTATTAATGCTCTTTCATATATAAAAAAACTTGAAAACAACAAAAAAGAGTTTTTATCTGTTGAAAAAGGTGTAAGAGAAGTTACAAACTTAATAGAAGAGAAACTATATGCATATTTAGAGCTTTATAATACTGACCCTAAAACAGAGTATAAAGAAGTGATAAACTTTTTAGATAAAGAAAAAAGAGATTTCACTATGGTTCTGGAGATTGTTTCTACTACAGAAGAGGTTTATACAAGAAAAATAGAACAAGTTATTCTTGAAACAAAATCTCAAATCTCAGTTCAAATAGAAAAAATATTTAATATTGCATTTATTATTGTGGTTTTCTTTGTAGTTACTCTTTTGATTAAAATGGCACTTAAAAAGTATTATTCACAAAATGAGAATTTTTATATGACAAATAAAGTGATAAATTTCACTTTAGTATTTTTTGTTTTAATAGTAGTACTTTTCTCATATATTGATAATGTTTCATATATTGTAACAATCTTAGGGTTTGCATCTGCAGGTATTGCTATTGCTTTAAAAGACTGGTTTATGTCTATTTTTGGTTGGCTTGTTATTGTAACATCTGGTTCTATTCATGTAGGGGATAGAATAAAAGTAACAAGAGATGGTCAACAAGTTGTAGGGGATGTTTTAGATATCTCATTATTTAAAATAACTATTAGAGAAGATATTACCTTAACATCATATACAGTAAACAGAAGGACAGGAAGAATTTTCTTTATTCCAAACAATTATATCTTTTCTGAAATGATAGCAAACTATACTCATTCAGGACTTAGAACAGTTTGGGATGGTATTGATATTACTATTACTTTTGATTCAAACTATAAAAAAGCACAACATATAGCAAAAGAGATATTAAAACACTACTCTAAAGGTTATACAGATATTACTAGAAAACAGTTATCAAAAATGAGAAGTAAATATCAGTTAAGAGCTACAGGGGTTGAGCCAAGGGTTTATACTTTTGTTGAACCTTATGGAATAGTTATATCTGCATGGTACTTAACAAATTCATACTCTGCTTTAGTTTTAAGAAGTACAATGTCACCAGAAATTTTAGAAGCGTTTATGAAAGAGGATGATATCACTATTGCTTACCCAACACAAACAGTGAATGTAGGTAAAGGTAGTGAAAATTTAAGAACTCCTCCACCAGATTTACCAGAGGTTTAA
- a CDS encoding TSUP family transporter, which produces MEFVDNITTSWIIIFILVGFIAGYIDSIAGGGGMIQVPVLLYSGIPPVFVLAANKSAGMFGALMATIKYASSKKINWKVVSIAIIPCLLASYLGSLLVMYLPQDLIHWAILISIAVAMISLFKKSKTIKEENLKLTKKNIILSTAPIGFYDGILGPGTGTYLTISMKKFLNLDFLISTASTKPLNFATNFGSVVAFFFAGKILWLVAIPMGIANICGSYVGSHYAIKGGEEFIKKILIIVLVSMLIANIYKMLF; this is translated from the coding sequence ATGGAATTTGTTGATAATATCACAACAAGCTGGATTATTATTTTTATACTAGTTGGTTTTATTGCAGGATATATTGATTCTATTGCTGGTGGTGGGGGAATGATACAAGTTCCAGTTTTACTATATAGTGGAATCCCTCCTGTTTTTGTTTTAGCTGCAAATAAATCTGCTGGAATGTTTGGTGCACTTATGGCAACAATTAAATATGCATCTAGTAAAAAAATAAATTGGAAAGTTGTTTCAATAGCTATAATACCTTGTCTTCTTGCATCTTATTTAGGAAGTTTACTTGTTATGTATTTACCCCAAGATCTAATCCACTGGGCGATATTAATATCAATTGCTGTTGCAATGATTAGTTTGTTCAAAAAAAGTAAAACTATAAAAGAGGAAAATTTAAAACTAACTAAAAAAAATATTATTTTAAGTACAGCACCTATTGGTTTTTATGATGGAATTTTAGGACCTGGAACAGGAACATACCTTACTATCTCTATGAAAAAATTTCTGAACTTAGATTTTTTAATTTCTACTGCATCAACAAAACCATTAAACTTTGCAACAAACTTTGGTTCAGTTGTTGCTTTCTTTTTTGCAGGGAAAATCCTTTGGTTAGTTGCAATACCAATGGGTATAGCAAATATTTGTGGTTCTTATGTAGGTAGTCACTATGCAATAAAAGGTGGTGAAGAGTTTATTAAAAAAATTCTAATAATTGTATTAGTATCAATGTTAATTGCAAATATTTATAAAATGTTATTTTAA
- a CDS encoding phosphoethanolamine--lipid A transferase, translated as MKNITQYKLITLSALVFALFYNFTFIREFSKVYDLVGVNIIYFLSVFVVFIFLNVFLFTLISSRYSTKPFLILVFMVSSFVAYFMDTYNIVVDSEMIRNTLQTNIDESLDLFSMKLVLYVFFLGLVPSFLVYKSKIKYENIKKEAIKKLKVLFFCFFIIIVIIFSFSKFYASFFREHKSLRYYINPTYWVYSIGNYFTKSITPDTTQFKIIGADAKITPPLDEVDKKELIIMVVGEASRADRFSLNGYEKQTNPLLEKEDIVNFSNMYSCGTSTAVSVPCMFSIYTKDDYSYKKGISTENVVDVLTDTKDVKVLWRDNNSDSKGVALRVDFQDYRTAKNNKVCDLECRDEGMLIGLDEYIKQNKNEDIFIVLHQMGNHGPAYYKRYPKEFEKFTPVCKTNELEKCTQEEVSNAYDNAILYTDYFLSKVINFLKPYSKDYETAMLYMSDHGESLGENSLYLHGMPYLIAPENQKHVASFIWLGKGDIREDIDVEKLKSYSNKRFSQDNLFHTLLGLFEVESKVYKKELDILNDAKID; from the coding sequence ATGAAAAATATTACACAATATAAACTTATTACACTTAGTGCTTTAGTTTTTGCATTATTTTACAATTTCACTTTTATAAGGGAGTTTTCAAAGGTATATGATTTAGTAGGAGTAAATATTATATATTTTTTGTCAGTTTTTGTAGTTTTTATATTTCTAAATGTGTTCTTATTTACACTTATAAGTAGCAGATATTCCACAAAGCCATTTTTAATTTTAGTTTTTATGGTTTCATCTTTTGTAGCATATTTTATGGATACATATAATATAGTTGTTGATAGTGAAATGATAAGAAATACTCTACAAACAAATATAGATGAGTCTTTAGATTTATTTAGTATGAAGTTAGTTTTATATGTTTTCTTTTTAGGATTAGTTCCATCTTTTTTAGTTTACAAATCTAAAATAAAATATGAAAATATAAAAAAAGAGGCGATTAAAAAACTTAAAGTATTGTTTTTTTGCTTTTTTATTATTATTGTTATAATTTTTAGTTTTAGTAAGTTTTATGCATCATTTTTTAGAGAGCATAAATCTTTAAGATATTATATAAATCCTACATATTGGGTTTATAGTATTGGTAATTATTTTACAAAGTCAATTACTCCAGATACTACACAGTTCAAAATTATAGGAGCTGATGCAAAGATAACACCACCTTTAGATGAAGTAGATAAAAAAGAACTTATTATTATGGTAGTTGGGGAAGCATCAAGGGCAGATAGATTTTCTTTAAATGGTTATGAAAAACAAACAAATCCACTTTTAGAAAAAGAAGATATAGTAAATTTTTCTAATATGTATTCTTGTGGTACATCAACAGCAGTTTCAGTTCCATGTATGTTTTCTATTTATACAAAAGATGATTACAGTTACAAAAAAGGTATTTCTACAGAAAATGTTGTAGATGTTTTAACTGATACAAAAGATGTAAAGGTACTTTGGAGAGATAATAATTCAGACTCAAAAGGTGTTGCTTTAAGAGTAGATTTTCAAGATTATAGAACAGCAAAAAACAATAAGGTTTGTGATCTTGAATGTCGTGATGAAGGTATGTTAATAGGCTTAGATGAATATATCAAACAAAATAAAAATGAAGATATATTTATAGTTTTACATCAAATGGGAAATCATGGACCAGCATATTATAAAAGATATCCAAAAGAGTTTGAAAAGTTTACTCCTGTATGCAAAACAAATGAATTAGAAAAATGCACACAAGAAGAGGTAAGTAATGCTTATGATAATGCAATACTTTATACAGATTATTTTTTATCAAAAGTGATAAACTTCTTAAAACCCTATTCAAAGGATTATGAAACTGCAATGTTATATATGAGTGACCATGGGGAAAGTTTAGGTGAAAATAGTTTATATCTACATGGAATGCCATATTTAATAGCCCCAGAAAATCAAAAACATGTTGCTTCATTTATTTGGTTAGGAAAGGGTGATATTAGAGAAGATATAGATGTAGAGAAGCTTAAAAGTTATTCCAATAAAAGATTTTCACAAGATAATCTTTTTCATACTCTTTTAGGTCTTTTTGAGGTTGAATCAAAAGTGTATAAAAAAGAATTGGATATATTAAATGACGCAAAAATCGATTAA
- a CDS encoding phosphatase PAP2 family protein, which translates to MTQKSINFQILLSFILLVFVLIFFQVTDVDIYIQELFFNFNNMTWIWNRQEPISEFLLYSGLKKSLIVFALFILGILVIFWRKQIIKKYRFGLIVIVLSSIIVPFTIISLKNITNTPCPKNIEYFGGNYPDIKVFDSYPKDFVQYGKIRCWPAGHASGGFALMSLFFLFKKRKNQILALGFAISLAWLMGLYKMAIGDHFLSHTIITMLIAWLEILLIAKFTKRKFFEKST; encoded by the coding sequence ATGACGCAAAAATCGATTAATTTTCAAATTCTTCTTAGTTTTATTTTATTGGTTTTTGTATTAATATTTTTTCAAGTTACTGATGTAGATATTTATATTCAAGAACTTTTTTTCAATTTTAATAATATGACTTGGATATGGAATAGACAAGAACCAATTAGTGAGTTTTTATTATATTCTGGATTAAAGAAAAGTTTAATTGTTTTTGCTTTATTTATTTTAGGTATTTTAGTGATTTTTTGGAGAAAACAGATTATTAAAAAGTATCGTTTTGGTCTAATTGTAATAGTCTTATCCTCTATAATAGTCCCTTTTACTATTATTAGTTTAAAAAATATTACAAATACTCCTTGTCCTAAAAATATAGAATATTTTGGTGGAAACTATCCTGATATCAAGGTTTTTGATTCTTACCCTAAAGATTTTGTACAATATGGTAAAATTCGATGTTGGCCTGCAGGTCATGCAAGTGGCGGATTTGCTTTGATGTCATTGTTTTTTCTATTTAAAAAAAGAAAAAACCAAATTTTAGCATTAGGTTTTGCTATTAGTTTGGCATGGCTAATGGGCTTATATAAGATGGCAATAGGAGATCATTTCTTAAGTCATACAATAATAACTATGTTAATTGCATGGTTAGAGATACTATTAATAGCTAAATTTACAAAAAGGAAATTTTTTGAGAAATCAACCTAA